A genomic region of Salinibacter pepae contains the following coding sequences:
- a CDS encoding iron ABC transporter substrate-binding protein produces MKRLLSLSLVVTLVLSLLGCGGEQQDELVIYSGRSKALVDSLVQQYRQQADVPVRVRYGTDSQLLAALQEEGDQSPADVFWANTTGALGNAVNNGLLTELPDTLANRAARFTPSNQRWTPVTTRFRVLAYNSDAVSPEDLPDSVLDLPEHEEFEGRVGWTPAYSSFQDFVTALRVTEGAETARTWLSDMQALNPNGYTSNTPMVRALEAGEIDVALTNHYYVLRLKHGGAEGEYEGEEEEGEEHEEEAEEEAAPRASAPVEMYHFADGDLGNLALVTGAGALQTSNQPDAANRFLRFLLSEQAQSFAATRVNEYPVVSGTSVPDYMMPADEALTLSPEFDLQQLQNMEPTLDLLRDAGAL; encoded by the coding sequence ATGAAGCGACTTCTCAGCCTCAGCCTCGTCGTCACCCTGGTCCTGTCCCTGCTCGGCTGCGGCGGGGAGCAGCAGGACGAGCTCGTCATCTATTCGGGCCGCAGCAAGGCCCTCGTTGATTCGCTGGTCCAGCAGTACCGACAGCAGGCGGACGTGCCGGTCCGCGTGCGCTACGGCACCGACTCGCAGCTGCTGGCCGCGCTTCAGGAGGAGGGCGACCAGTCTCCGGCCGATGTGTTTTGGGCGAACACGACCGGCGCCCTGGGCAACGCCGTCAACAACGGCCTGCTGACCGAGCTGCCCGACACGCTGGCGAATCGCGCGGCCCGCTTCACCCCGTCGAACCAGCGGTGGACCCCGGTCACGACCCGTTTCCGGGTGCTGGCCTACAACAGCGACGCGGTGAGCCCGGAGGACCTCCCCGACTCGGTGCTCGACCTGCCGGAGCACGAGGAGTTTGAGGGCCGCGTCGGATGGACGCCGGCCTACTCGAGCTTTCAGGACTTCGTGACGGCGCTCCGTGTGACGGAGGGGGCGGAGACGGCTCGCACGTGGCTGTCGGACATGCAGGCGCTGAACCCAAACGGTTACACCTCCAACACGCCGATGGTGCGGGCCCTGGAGGCCGGCGAGATTGACGTGGCGCTGACAAACCACTACTACGTCCTGCGCCTGAAGCACGGCGGGGCGGAGGGGGAGTACGAAGGGGAAGAGGAAGAGGGCGAGGAGCACGAAGAAGAGGCCGAGGAGGAGGCCGCGCCCCGGGCCTCCGCGCCGGTTGAGATGTATCACTTTGCCGACGGGGACCTTGGCAACCTTGCTCTCGTAACGGGGGCGGGAGCGCTGCAGACGAGCAACCAGCCCGACGCGGCGAACCGGTTCCTGCGGTTCCTGCTTTCGGAACAGGCGCAGTCCTTCGCCGCGACCCGTGTAAACGAGTATCCCGTGGTGTCGGGCACGTCGGTGCCGGACTACATGATGCCGGCGGACGAGGCCCTGACGTTGAGTCCGGAGTTCGACCTGCAGCAGCTCCAGAACATGGAGCCGACGCTCGATCTGCTCCGCGACGCCGGGGCGCTTTAG
- a CDS encoding prolyl oligopeptidase family serine peptidase: protein MIAFPAWVSFLHRYVTRPLCTFFTPPMARRAVLALLVALALPALAHGQDAPFSRMDVFDLEWVAHPQVSPDGSQIVYQRRGMDVMEDRRTSALWRLDADGTDHTKLTPRTADESSPRWSPDGSKIAFTSSDEEHGTEIYVHWVEQNKTARITQVENAPSGLSWSPDGTHLAFSMHVSAPEPTLASRPEPPEGADWAEPPRVETRLNHESDGTGVLDYGHDHLFVVRAEGGRARQVTAGDYNHSSRPVWTPDGEALLYSANRHDNWTRERRNSELYRVPVDGGESTPLTDRFGPDHTPRVSPDGETIAYLGYDDEVQTYQVTRLYVMGRDGSNRRAVDLGLDRSIDDIAWDEDGDGLYIQYEDEGTTTLGHTPLDGSTSVVATNLGGTSIGRPYGGGDFSVSEAGRLAFNQTSPAHPAELAVTRRGQDTTRQLTDLNGDLLDDRALGAVEEIRYASSKDGREIHGWVVTPPNYDPDRAYPLMVEIHGGPISNYGDRFSAEIQLYAAAGYVVFYPNARGSTSYGEAFGNLLYNDFSGGEYQDIMDGVNRLVERDYVAADSLYVTGGSAGGTSAAWITGKTDRFRAAAVQKPVTNWISKTLAADNYYGYAEYRYPGQPWENPMEYWDVSPVSLLGSMSTPTVVIVGGDDRRTPPWQAKQLYNGLKLRGVEAAYVEIPGASHGIAYRPSQLITKVDHVLGWFDRYRQ from the coding sequence ATGATTGCCTTCCCGGCCTGGGTCTCTTTTCTTCATAGGTACGTGACTCGCCCCCTGTGCACTTTCTTCACGCCCCCGATGGCCCGCCGCGCTGTTCTCGCCCTGCTCGTTGCGCTCGCCCTTCCCGCCCTCGCCCACGGCCAGGACGCGCCCTTCTCCCGCATGGACGTGTTTGACCTGGAGTGGGTGGCCCACCCGCAGGTGTCTCCCGACGGCAGCCAGATTGTGTACCAGCGGCGGGGCATGGACGTGATGGAGGACCGCCGGACCTCCGCCCTCTGGCGCCTCGACGCAGACGGCACCGACCACACGAAGCTGACCCCCCGGACGGCCGACGAGTCCTCGCCCCGCTGGTCCCCGGACGGCTCGAAAATCGCGTTCACCAGCTCGGACGAAGAGCACGGCACCGAGATTTACGTCCACTGGGTGGAGCAGAACAAGACCGCCCGCATCACGCAGGTGGAGAATGCCCCGAGCGGCCTCTCGTGGTCGCCGGACGGAACGCACCTCGCGTTTTCCATGCACGTGTCGGCCCCCGAGCCCACGCTGGCCTCGCGCCCGGAGCCGCCGGAGGGGGCCGACTGGGCGGAGCCGCCCCGCGTGGAGACGCGCCTCAACCACGAATCGGACGGGACGGGCGTCCTCGACTACGGGCACGACCACCTGTTCGTCGTGCGGGCCGAGGGCGGCCGCGCCCGCCAGGTAACCGCCGGCGACTACAACCACTCCAGCCGCCCGGTGTGGACGCCCGACGGGGAGGCGCTCCTCTACTCGGCCAACCGCCACGACAACTGGACGCGCGAGCGCCGCAACTCGGAGCTCTACAGGGTCCCGGTGGACGGGGGCGAGAGCACGCCGCTGACGGACCGCTTCGGCCCCGACCACACGCCCCGCGTGTCGCCGGACGGGGAGACGATCGCCTACCTCGGGTACGACGACGAGGTCCAGACCTACCAGGTGACCCGGCTCTACGTGATGGGACGGGACGGCTCCAACCGACGGGCCGTCGACCTCGGCCTGGACCGCTCGATCGACGACATCGCCTGGGACGAGGACGGCGACGGGCTCTACATCCAGTATGAGGACGAGGGCACGACCACACTGGGCCACACCCCCCTCGACGGCTCGACCTCGGTGGTGGCGACAAATCTGGGCGGCACGTCGATCGGCCGCCCGTACGGCGGCGGCGACTTTTCTGTCTCGGAGGCAGGACGCCTTGCCTTCAACCAAACCTCGCCCGCCCACCCCGCCGAGCTGGCGGTCACGCGCCGGGGCCAAGACACGACGCGGCAGCTCACGGACCTGAACGGGGACCTCCTCGACGACCGCGCCCTCGGCGCCGTGGAGGAGATCCGCTACGCCTCCTCGAAGGACGGGCGCGAGATCCACGGCTGGGTGGTGACGCCGCCGAACTACGACCCGGACCGCGCCTACCCGCTGATGGTGGAGATTCACGGCGGCCCGATCTCGAATTACGGCGACCGGTTCTCCGCGGAGATTCAGCTTTACGCGGCGGCCGGGTACGTCGTATTTTATCCCAATGCGCGGGGCAGCACCAGCTACGGCGAGGCGTTCGGCAACCTGCTCTACAACGACTTCTCGGGCGGGGAGTACCAGGACATCATGGACGGGGTCAACCGGCTCGTCGAGCGGGATTACGTGGCGGCCGACAGCCTGTACGTCACCGGCGGCAGCGCGGGCGGCACCTCCGCCGCCTGGATCACGGGCAAAACCGACCGGTTCCGGGCCGCGGCCGTGCAGAAGCCGGTCACCAACTGGATCAGCAAGACCCTGGCGGCGGACAACTACTACGGCTACGCCGAGTACCGCTACCCGGGGCAGCCGTGGGAGAACCCGATGGAGTACTGGGACGTGTCCCCGGTCTCGCTGCTCGGCTCCATGAGCACGCCGACGGTCGTCATCGTGGGGGGCGACGACCGCCGCACGCCCCCCTGGCAGGCCAAGCAGCTCTACAACGGGCTGAAGCTGCGCGGCGTAGAGGCGGCCTACGTCGAGATCCCGGGCGCCTCCCACGGCATTGCGTACCGGCCCAGCCAGCTCATCACAAAGGTCGACCACGTGCTCGGCTGGTTCGACCGGTACCGACAATAA
- a CDS encoding glycosyltransferase family 4 protein: MHPYRGGIAHFTEMTVTGLNERGHDVRPVTFSRQYPELLFPGETQYEPESDAPEAVRGAPRLLDSINPVSWFRTGFHLRDAAPDAVVFQYWMPFFAPAYGVVARGLRRHYGIPSFAVVHNALPHERHLGDAALSRFFLDACAGHVVMSDAVAADARRLAGPGAQIEQIAHPVYERFGDPVPRGEARAALGLPDDAPVILFFGFVREYKGLHVLLKAMPDVLADHPDLRLVVAGEPYDDPERYRAMIDRHGLHDRVQWHDAYVPSDAVPTYFCAADLVVQPYVSATQSGVAQIATHFERPMVVTDVGGLAESIPHEEAGFVVSPEDPEALARAIGRFVRADWAGRLTEGVRERKRAQQPARLMEAIERLAARHAG; this comes from the coding sequence TGCGGCCGGTCACCTTCTCACGGCAGTATCCCGAGCTCCTCTTTCCCGGCGAGACGCAGTACGAGCCGGAGAGCGACGCGCCCGAGGCGGTCCGGGGTGCCCCGCGCCTTCTCGACTCCATCAACCCGGTTTCGTGGTTCCGGACAGGGTTTCACCTGCGGGACGCGGCCCCCGACGCCGTGGTGTTTCAGTACTGGATGCCGTTCTTCGCGCCCGCCTACGGCGTCGTGGCGCGGGGGCTGCGGCGGCACTACGGCATCCCCTCGTTTGCCGTCGTGCACAACGCCCTGCCCCACGAGCGGCATCTCGGCGACGCGGCGCTCAGCCGCTTCTTCCTCGACGCCTGCGCCGGGCACGTCGTGATGTCCGACGCCGTGGCCGCCGATGCCCGGCGGCTGGCCGGGCCGGGGGCGCAAATCGAACAGATTGCCCACCCGGTCTACGAACGCTTCGGGGACCCCGTCCCGAGAGGCGAGGCCCGCGCGGCACTCGGCCTGCCCGACGACGCGCCGGTGATTCTCTTCTTCGGCTTCGTGCGGGAATACAAGGGGCTGCACGTTCTCCTGAAGGCGATGCCGGACGTGCTGGCCGACCACCCCGACCTGCGCCTCGTCGTGGCGGGGGAGCCGTACGACGACCCGGAGCGCTACCGCGCGATGATCGACCGGCACGGGCTTCACGACCGGGTGCAGTGGCACGACGCCTACGTCCCGTCCGACGCGGTCCCGACCTATTTCTGCGCCGCCGACCTCGTGGTGCAGCCCTACGTGTCGGCCACGCAGAGCGGCGTCGCCCAGATCGCGACCCACTTCGAGCGGCCCATGGTGGTGACCGACGTCGGCGGCCTCGCGGAGTCGATTCCACACGAGGAGGCCGGCTTCGTCGTCTCGCCCGAGGACCCGGAGGCCCTGGCCCGGGCCATCGGTCGCTTCGTCCGGGCGGACTGGGCCGGGCGGCTCACGGAGGGGGTGCGCGAGCGGAAGCGCGCCCAGCAGCCCGCCCGCCTGATGGAGGCCATCGAACGGTTGGCGGCGAGGCACGCGGGCTGA